Proteins co-encoded in one Candidatus Limnocylindrales bacterium genomic window:
- a CDS encoding TonB-dependent receptor encodes MAVRIFRGLLSASVFAGLAVVADAQEPPGAASSTPRAAQEMSGRAQEADIGRVTITATRIEQGVADPAASVTALSEEEVTASPAFTLDDMLRVVPGFSLFRRTSSLVAHPTAQGVSLRGIGPTGASRALVLVDGVPLNDPFGGWIYWGMVPLESISSVEVLRGAGSSVWGNYAMSGVINVATRAPVRDDVRWTMEAGERHTASLQAWASRRVSPRLAVAMDGRLFSTGGYPVVRADQRGAIDEAAGSEDGTSSLRVDVAVGPYTTARLQARGFHEERSNGTPLTRNETSAGAFRAGFDSRLPGMGRVQTDVFATTQTFESTFSSQATDRSTETPALDQFDVPSTSVGAASIWSGRPLPGHVAAVGIDALWIEGKTQEHFRFLDVAFTRRRDAGAQQSFAGLFVEDLWSLTGRLDLTASARLDYWSVQDGFRRERARDTGDVLVDRDLASPDELVISPRLGLAYAVTDDVSLRAAAYRGFRAPTLNELVRPFRVRNDITEANDGLDSEKVLGAEGGVDVAAGSVHAQATLFWNQVEDPIFNVTIAEGPGDVPPCGFVPEGGVCRQRRNLGRTSILGVETDLRVELGGGFEIAAAYLWSDGEIVSAAEAPSLLGNRIPQVPEHQATFGVFFDRAEILTAGLQLRYVGDQFEDDANERELGDYVVLDAMIARELLPGWEVFVKAENLFEREYETGETADGLVSIGAPRIVRGGIRYAWAD; translated from the coding sequence ATGGCCGTGCGCATCTTTCGTGGCCTCCTTTCTGCCAGCGTGTTCGCCGGTTTGGCCGTCGTCGCCGACGCGCAGGAGCCGCCGGGCGCTGCCAGCAGCACACCACGCGCCGCGCAGGAGATGTCCGGCCGCGCGCAGGAAGCCGACATTGGCCGCGTCACCATCACCGCCACGCGCATCGAGCAGGGCGTGGCCGATCCCGCGGCCAGCGTCACCGCTCTGAGCGAAGAAGAGGTGACCGCGTCGCCGGCGTTCACTCTCGACGACATGTTGCGTGTCGTACCGGGCTTCAGCCTGTTCCGGCGCACGAGCAGCCTGGTGGCGCACCCGACGGCGCAGGGGGTATCGCTGCGCGGCATCGGTCCAACCGGCGCCAGCCGCGCTCTCGTGCTGGTCGACGGCGTGCCACTCAATGACCCCTTCGGCGGATGGATCTACTGGGGAATGGTGCCGCTGGAGTCGATCAGCAGCGTCGAAGTCCTGCGCGGTGCCGGCTCCAGCGTCTGGGGCAACTACGCGATGTCGGGCGTCATCAACGTGGCCACGCGTGCACCAGTGCGCGACGACGTTCGCTGGACGATGGAGGCCGGGGAGCGTCACACGGCGAGCCTGCAGGCATGGGCTTCCCGGCGAGTATCCCCGCGCCTGGCGGTCGCCATGGACGGCCGTCTCTTTTCGACCGGCGGCTATCCGGTGGTGCGCGCGGATCAACGCGGCGCCATCGACGAGGCCGCCGGCTCCGAAGACGGCACCAGCAGCCTGCGCGTCGATGTCGCGGTCGGCCCGTACACGACCGCGCGGCTGCAGGCGCGCGGCTTTCACGAAGAACGCTCGAATGGAACGCCGCTGACGCGCAACGAGACGTCGGCGGGAGCGTTCCGTGCCGGCTTCGACAGCCGCCTGCCGGGAATGGGCCGCGTGCAGACCGACGTCTTCGCGACGACGCAGACGTTCGAGAGCACGTTCTCGTCGCAGGCCACCGACCGCAGCACCGAGACGCCGGCGCTGGATCAATTCGACGTTCCTTCCACGAGCGTAGGCGCCGCGTCGATCTGGTCGGGCCGGCCGCTGCCGGGACACGTTGCCGCCGTCGGGATCGATGCACTGTGGATCGAAGGCAAGACCCAGGAGCATTTCCGTTTCCTCGACGTCGCCTTCACGCGCCGGCGTGATGCAGGTGCGCAGCAGTCGTTCGCGGGACTGTTCGTCGAAGACCTGTGGTCGCTGACCGGGCGCCTGGACCTGACGGCCTCGGCTCGGCTGGACTACTGGTCGGTCCAGGACGGCTTCCGCCGCGAACGCGCGCGCGACACGGGCGACGTGCTCGTCGATCGCGACCTCGCCTCGCCCGACGAGCTCGTCATCAGCCCGCGGCTGGGCCTGGCCTACGCGGTCACCGACGATGTTTCGCTGCGCGCCGCGGCGTACCGCGGCTTTCGCGCGCCGACGCTGAACGAGCTGGTTCGCCCGTTTCGCGTCCGCAACGACATCACCGAGGCCAACGACGGCCTCGACTCCGAGAAGGTGCTCGGCGCCGAAGGCGGCGTGGACGTGGCGGCCGGGTCCGTGCACGCGCAGGCGACGCTGTTCTGGAATCAGGTCGAGGATCCGATCTTCAACGTCACCATCGCCGAAGGACCGGGCGACGTGCCGCCGTGCGGATTCGTGCCCGAGGGCGGGGTGTGCCGACAGCGGCGCAATCTCGGCCGTACGAGCATCCTCGGCGTCGAGACGGATCTGCGCGTCGAGCTCGGCGGCGGCTTCGAGATCGCGGCCGCCTACTTGTGGAGCGACGGCGAGATCGTGTCGGCAGCGGAGGCGCCCTCGCTCCTGGGCAACCGCATCCCGCAGGTGCCCGAGCACCAGGCCACCTTCGGCGTCTTCTTCGACCGCGCCGAGATCCTCACCGCGGGGCTGCAGCTGCGCTACGTCGGCGACCAGTTCGAGGACGATGCCAACGAGCGCGAGCTCGGCGACTACGTGGTTCTGGACGCGATGATCGCGCGCGAGCTCCTGCCGGGATGGGAGGTGTTCGTGAAGGCGGAGAACCTTTTCGAGCGCGAGTACGAGACCGGCGAGACGGCCGACGGCCTGGTCAGCATCGGTGCTCCGCGCATCGTCCGCGGCGGCATCCGCTACGCGTGGGCCGACTGA
- a CDS encoding DUF2804 domain-containing protein: MPATTAAAGASSCLIDGRGDARFGVFTEPVLEVNYRDFALLSPHDRPRGAVARHFGFNQFQFLGGLSPALLFGCAIADIKYVATAFVYFYEPATRRFSEFSFRSPLGVCCRFDQRPEDGSTTFRSGGNHFAMTATHHPQQRHLWVKLAGGVEIDALFDEQSPRLQPMWICTPAGATGWVYARKTAGASVRGTAVWEGRRFDLAELGMLGHNDWSAGYMRRETFWNWACLAGRLADGRVVGMNLSCGVNETSHTESCFWIDGVLHPVGTVAFDYDRRDLTEPWRVRGRGIDLTFVPEGRHSERVNALVVATNFQQLFGRYTGTMTTAGGESLTIESLYGYMERHYAKW; encoded by the coding sequence ATGCCAGCAACCACAGCTGCCGCGGGGGCTTCGAGTTGTCTCATCGACGGGCGCGGCGACGCACGTTTCGGCGTGTTCACCGAGCCGGTGCTGGAGGTCAACTACCGGGACTTCGCGCTGCTCAGCCCCCATGATCGGCCACGCGGAGCGGTAGCCCGCCATTTCGGCTTCAACCAGTTCCAGTTTCTCGGTGGGCTGTCGCCCGCACTGCTGTTCGGCTGCGCCATCGCCGACATCAAGTACGTCGCGACCGCGTTCGTGTATTTCTATGAGCCCGCCACCCGCCGATTTTCCGAGTTCAGCTTCAGGTCGCCGCTGGGCGTGTGCTGCCGCTTCGATCAGCGTCCCGAGGATGGGAGCACGACCTTCCGCAGCGGTGGCAACCACTTCGCGATGACGGCCACGCACCATCCGCAGCAGCGGCACCTGTGGGTGAAGCTTGCCGGCGGCGTCGAGATCGACGCCCTGTTCGACGAGCAAAGCCCGCGCTTGCAGCCGATGTGGATCTGCACGCCCGCCGGCGCGACCGGCTGGGTCTACGCGCGCAAAACCGCCGGAGCCTCCGTGCGCGGCACCGCGGTCTGGGAAGGCCGCCGGTTCGATCTGGCCGAGCTCGGCATGCTCGGACACAACGACTGGAGCGCCGGCTACATGCGCCGCGAGACTTTCTGGAACTGGGCCTGCCTGGCAGGCCGCCTGGCCGACGGCCGCGTGGTAGGCATGAACCTTTCGTGCGGCGTCAACGAGACCAGCCACACCGAAAGCTGCTTCTGGATCGACGGCGTGCTGCATCCGGTCGGCACCGTCGCGTTCGACTATGACCGCCGCGATCTGACCGAACCCTGGCGCGTGCGCGGCCGCGGCATCGACCTGACGTTCGTGCCCGAAGGCCGCCACAGCGAGCGCGTGAACGCGCTCGTCGTCGCGACCAACTTCCAGCAGCTCTTCGGACGCTACACGGGCACCATGACCACCGCCGGCGGCGAGTCGCTCACCATCGAAAGCCTGTACGGCTACATGGAGCGCCACTACGCCAAATGGTGA
- a CDS encoding ATP-binding protein has product MREQSLGALEEWMRVARSSQDASRTAEQDPLLLAFAAAPVGLAILLLDGRFHLANPAVCRMLGRSPSELRELSVVELLHPDHRMSVYELAESILDDNVDHYRHARAFVRPDGSIVWLDVTAVVLRDGAGAPQFILAAGHDITRIKELDGSGRCFRDASAQTEAVEDVRCCAQAAGEVPAAGTAVSERQMRLEQASDELDALCRAVSHDVRAPVRIMSGFAEILLSELEGSISDEQLYFLRAIRQQSQRLGRLLDGLLELTRLTRSTVTRSPIDLGARAEWIFEELRRAEHGRRIELLVEPGLRASGDPALVDTLLEHLLSNACKFTRGTEQARIEIGCSRGSDVPTFFVRDNGVGFDMAHAHKLFRTFERLHPADDFGGEGLGLASVKRIVRRHGGGVWAQSSPGQGATFYFTLE; this is encoded by the coding sequence GTGCGCGAACAATCGTTGGGGGCCCTGGAGGAGTGGATGCGCGTCGCGCGCAGCTCGCAAGACGCTTCACGGACGGCCGAGCAGGATCCGCTCCTTCTCGCGTTCGCCGCGGCGCCCGTCGGTCTCGCCATTCTCCTGCTCGACGGTCGATTCCACCTGGCCAATCCTGCCGTCTGCCGGATGCTCGGCCGAAGCCCATCGGAGCTTCGCGAGCTGTCGGTTGTCGAACTTCTTCACCCGGACCATCGGATGTCGGTCTATGAGCTGGCCGAGAGCATCCTCGACGACAACGTGGACCACTACCGGCATGCGCGTGCGTTCGTTCGGCCCGACGGCTCCATCGTCTGGCTCGACGTCACCGCCGTAGTGCTGCGCGACGGCGCCGGTGCGCCGCAATTCATCCTGGCCGCTGGCCACGACATCACACGCATCAAGGAACTGGACGGCAGCGGGCGATGCTTCCGCGACGCCTCCGCGCAGACCGAGGCCGTCGAGGACGTTCGGTGTTGCGCGCAGGCGGCGGGCGAGGTCCCTGCTGCCGGAACGGCTGTCAGCGAGCGCCAGATGCGGCTGGAGCAGGCCAGCGACGAGCTGGATGCGCTGTGTCGCGCCGTCTCCCACGACGTGCGCGCGCCGGTGCGCATCATGTCCGGCTTTGCCGAAATCCTGCTGTCGGAGCTGGAGGGAAGCATCAGCGACGAGCAGCTCTACTTCCTGCGCGCCATTCGCCAGCAGAGCCAGCGGCTCGGCCGCCTCCTGGACGGGCTTCTGGAGCTGACGCGACTGACACGCAGCACCGTCACGCGCAGCCCGATCGATCTGGGTGCGCGTGCCGAGTGGATCTTCGAGGAGCTGCGCCGCGCCGAGCACGGCCGCCGCATCGAGCTCCTCGTCGAGCCGGGCCTGCGCGCGAGCGGCGACCCGGCGCTGGTGGACACGCTGCTCGAGCATCTGCTGTCGAACGCGTGCAAGTTCACGCGCGGGACCGAGCAGGCGCGCATCGAGATCGGATGCAGCCGCGGCAGCGACGTTCCGACGTTCTTCGTACGCGACAACGGCGTCGGCTTCGACATGGCGCACGCGCACAAGCTCTTCCGCACGTTCGAGCGTCTGCACCCGGCCGACGACTTCGGCGGCGAGGGTCTGGGTCTGGCGAGCGTCAAGCGCATCGTGCGACGCCACGGCGGCGGCGTCTGGGCCCAATCGAGTCCTGGCCAGGGCGCGACGTTCTATTTCACCCTCGAGTGA
- a CDS encoding ferritin-like domain-containing protein, with amino-acid sequence MQYTQRNPLPLPPSGASETVPSEINTVFDWEYALGREKLMALYEKGKASTWNATDIDWSIKVDLDAFIRQRVDMGVHHMVNALLAPPQPLEPEQLIEMNLNTNAWMLSQFLHGEQGALLATAKIVLSAPLEEAKFYAANQVADEARHVEVYHRYLTEKLGRSFEVNRHLQILLDQILSDSRWDMTYLGMQIMVEGLALAAFGLMKVQMPDEPLIQDITSRIMQDESRHVAFGVLSLEDIYRNQLTSAELREREDFVIEATYLMRDRLLMEQVYERMGWDVDLWVGWAKTTPYMTGFRRMLFSKIVPNLRRLGLLTPRVRDAYEQIGILEFADMKDSTEDPDVMPPEELVRLIQQFQSAGATTAAAS; translated from the coding sequence ATGCAGTACACGCAGCGCAATCCCCTTCCACTGCCCCCGAGCGGGGCTTCCGAGACCGTTCCGTCCGAAATCAACACGGTCTTCGACTGGGAGTACGCGCTGGGGCGCGAAAAGCTCATGGCGCTTTACGAGAAGGGCAAGGCGTCGACCTGGAACGCCACCGACATCGACTGGTCGATCAAGGTGGATCTGGACGCGTTCATCCGCCAGCGCGTCGACATGGGAGTGCATCACATGGTCAACGCGCTGCTGGCCCCGCCGCAGCCGCTGGAGCCCGAGCAGCTCATCGAGATGAACCTCAACACCAACGCCTGGATGCTTTCGCAGTTCCTGCACGGGGAGCAGGGCGCGCTGCTGGCCACGGCCAAGATCGTGCTGTCGGCTCCGCTCGAGGAAGCGAAGTTCTACGCGGCCAACCAGGTCGCCGACGAGGCGCGCCACGTCGAGGTGTATCACCGCTACCTGACCGAAAAGCTGGGCCGTTCCTTCGAGGTCAACCGGCACCTGCAGATCCTGCTCGACCAGATCCTGTCGGACTCGCGCTGGGACATGACCTATCTCGGCATGCAGATCATGGTCGAGGGTCTGGCGCTGGCCGCTTTCGGGCTGATGAAGGTGCAGATGCCCGACGAGCCGCTCATCCAGGACATCACCTCCCGCATCATGCAGGACGAGTCGCGGCACGTGGCATTCGGCGTGCTGTCGCTCGAGGATATCTACCGCAACCAGCTCACGTCGGCCGAGCTGCGCGAGCGCGAGGACTTCGTCATCGAGGCGACCTACCTGATGCGCGACCGGCTTCTGATGGAGCAGGTCTACGAGCGCATGGGCTGGGACGTCGATCTGTGGGTGGGCTGGGCGAAGACCACGCCGTACATGACGGGCTTCCGCCGCATGCTGTTCTCGAAGATCGTGCCGAACCTGCGCAGGCTCGGCCTGCTCACGCCGCGCGTGCGCGACGCCTACGAGCAGATCGGCATCCTCGAGTTCGCCGACATGAAGGATTCCACCGAGGATCCCGACGTGATGCCGCCCGAGGAGCTGGTGCGCCTGATCCAGCAGTTCCAGTCGGCCGGCGCCACCACGGCCGCAGCCTCGTAA
- a CDS encoding DUF4215 domain-containing protein yields MIDSQLFIRAASAVAAVLAAAVLAPRAHALDDSEIRCRDLLATAARYGAANVMKARTECVRGRLSGLVSLNVDCQADPPELGGTGTGDPRIDLKLARLQETIDSHARRLSNFCVSEDPDKHVDPADVLDPASACGGAVDWNEAVECAVLLGKAAADSVHERLDIVPAFAPMSEGDVECLGQVASQARKTLFTLNLWRARCFRTDDMLAEGGGFYDCDANIAPPGAFNSTGWLKADKRLEVPTETLGLVLYAQCDKDLALLGFDAITPDHSGGEWADRLTLDDVFDSLNDSVVAAVTGVMAELFPVGNFCGDGVIGGTEACDDGNHVSNDGCDRDCSLPFCANGSINGGEPPDLSGEECDDGNTANGDGCNEACLVERCGNGVINPAWEEECDHAGESPACDDDCTLQQCGDGKLNVSAGEQCDSGADNDSNAADACGDGSGPSLRGACELPFCQDDVVDSGELCDDGGETTACDTNCTPATCGDGDVNATRGETCDDGNASDNDSCPSSSPAGSPYCIPATCGDGFACTDGASCTSGPGGGPEACDAAGPSATCDGDCSTAVCGDGTLNTQNATAPARASGEECDDGDLVDGDGCDGNCTATACGNAVVTAGETCDDGNLTNGDGCDDAASGNCTPTACGNGIVTAGETCDGDGSGAGGETATCDANCTAAMCNDGTLNFTAGEDCDTGGNSATCDDDCTFAVCGDGRVNGSAGEACDGNGAGTGGETATCDANCTAAACGDGTINVSAGEQCDDGGLANGDGCDSSCQVE; encoded by the coding sequence ATGATCGACAGTCAGCTCTTCATCCGCGCTGCGAGCGCCGTCGCGGCCGTTCTCGCCGCCGCCGTGCTCGCGCCGCGAGCGCATGCTCTCGACGACAGTGAGATCCGATGCCGCGACCTGCTCGCCACTGCGGCCCGCTACGGCGCAGCCAACGTGATGAAGGCGCGGACCGAGTGCGTTCGCGGGCGGCTCTCCGGGCTGGTCAGTCTGAACGTCGACTGCCAGGCCGATCCGCCCGAGCTGGGAGGCACCGGCACCGGCGATCCCCGGATCGACCTCAAGCTGGCGCGCCTGCAGGAAACGATCGACTCCCATGCCCGTCGCCTGAGCAACTTCTGCGTCAGCGAGGATCCCGACAAACACGTCGATCCGGCGGACGTCCTCGATCCTGCCTCGGCATGCGGCGGCGCCGTCGACTGGAACGAGGCCGTCGAGTGCGCGGTGCTGCTCGGCAAGGCCGCCGCCGACTCCGTCCATGAACGCCTGGACATCGTTCCCGCATTCGCACCGATGTCGGAGGGCGACGTCGAGTGTCTCGGGCAGGTCGCCTCGCAGGCGCGCAAGACGCTGTTCACGCTGAACCTGTGGCGTGCGCGCTGCTTCCGCACCGACGACATGCTCGCCGAAGGCGGCGGCTTCTACGACTGCGACGCCAACATCGCTCCGCCGGGCGCGTTCAATTCCACGGGATGGCTCAAGGCCGACAAGCGTCTGGAAGTTCCCACCGAGACCCTCGGCCTGGTGCTGTACGCGCAGTGCGACAAGGACCTGGCGCTGCTCGGCTTCGACGCGATCACGCCCGACCACAGCGGCGGCGAGTGGGCCGACCGCCTCACGCTCGACGACGTCTTCGATTCTCTGAACGATTCGGTGGTTGCCGCGGTCACCGGCGTCATGGCCGAGCTGTTTCCGGTAGGCAACTTCTGCGGCGACGGCGTCATCGGCGGCACCGAGGCGTGCGACGACGGCAATCACGTCAGCAACGACGGCTGCGACCGCGACTGCTCGCTTCCGTTCTGCGCCAACGGTTCCATCAACGGCGGAGAACCGCCCGACCTGTCTGGCGAGGAATGCGACGACGGCAATACCGCCAACGGCGACGGCTGCAACGAGGCCTGCCTGGTCGAGCGCTGTGGCAACGGCGTCATCAATCCTGCGTGGGAAGAGGAGTGCGACCACGCCGGCGAGTCGCCGGCGTGCGACGATGACTGCACGCTGCAGCAGTGCGGCGACGGCAAGCTCAACGTCAGCGCCGGCGAGCAGTGCGACAGCGGCGCCGACAACGATTCCAACGCGGCCGACGCCTGCGGCGACGGCAGCGGCCCGAGCCTGCGCGGTGCCTGCGAGCTCCCGTTCTGCCAGGACGACGTGGTCGACAGCGGCGAGCTCTGCGACGATGGCGGGGAGACCACCGCCTGCGACACCAACTGCACGCCGGCCACCTGCGGCGACGGTGACGTCAACGCCACGCGCGGCGAGACCTGCGACGACGGCAACGCCAGCGACAATGACTCGTGCCCCAGCAGCAGTCCCGCCGGCTCTCCCTACTGCATCCCCGCCACCTGCGGCGACGGCTTCGCCTGCACCGACGGCGCCTCGTGCACATCGGGACCCGGTGGCGGCCCCGAGGCGTGCGATGCCGCCGGCCCGTCGGCCACCTGCGACGGCGACTGTTCCACCGCGGTATGCGGCGATGGCACGCTCAACACGCAGAACGCGACCGCGCCGGCACGCGCCAGCGGCGAGGAATGCGACGATGGCGACCTGGTCGACGGCGACGGCTGCGACGGAAACTGCACCGCCACCGCGTGCGGCAACGCGGTCGTCACGGCCGGCGAGACCTGCGACGACGGCAACCTGACCAACGGCGACGGCTGCGACGACGCTGCCTCCGGCAACTGCACGCCGACCGCGTGCGGGAACGGCATCGTCACAGCCGGCGAGACCTGCGACGGCGACGGCTCCGGCGCCGGGGGCGAGACGGCGACGTGCGATGCCAACTGCACCGCCGCCATGTGCAACGACGGCACGCTGAATTTCACCGCGGGCGAAGACTGCGACACCGGCGGCAACTCGGCCACCTGCGACGACGACTGCACGTTTGCGGTCTGCGGCGACGGCCGTGTCAACGGATCCGCCGGTGAGGCCTGTGACGGCAACGGGGCGGGCACTGGTGGCGAGACGGCCACCTGCGACGCGAATTGTACGGCGGCAGCGTGCGGCGACGGGACGATCAACGTCAGCGCCGGCGAGCAATGCGACGATGGCGGTCTCGCCAATGGCGACGGCTGCGATTCGAGCTGTCAGGTCGAGTAA
- a CDS encoding PQQ-dependent dehydrogenase, methanol/ethanol family — translation MFEGVRSRRLLLSLACSMLAVLIAAGAIPSVVLAAGGDAPPAADAPVPTEPSTPPKAPAQPPSAEAAAALEKFALIDDTRLVAADAETGDWISHGRTYAEQRYSPLDQINTDTVKDLKLTWSFFTGEKRGHEATPIAVDGVLIFTSSWSIVFAVDARTGAEIWRYDPKVPKDTAQKGCCDVVNRGVAAYKGRIYFGAFDGRLVALDAKTGNLVWETVTVDQSKPYTITGAPRIVQGKVIIGNGGAELGVRGYVSAYDAETGNMLWRTYTVPGNPADGFESPALEKAAQTWKGGNWWEIGGGGTVWDSMAYDPELDLLYVGTGNGSPWVRHIRSPGGGDNLYLSSILALRPDTGELVWHYQTTPGDNWDFTATQHIILADLTIDGQPRKVLMQAPKNGFFYVVDRTNGQLISAEKYVEVTWAERVDPATGRPVEAKGADFKDELAMLKPTPFGGHNWQPMSYSPKTGLVYLPAQEILGVYRIEKGFEYRPGRWNTGTDFNVYSMLTPELVSGHLLAWDPVKQKEAWRHPYAMPWNGGTLSTAGNLVFQGTADGRFIAFDATTGKELWEARTATGVGAGPITYEVDGKQYVTIVAGWGGAFGLAGGPAARQANNDPRGRVLTYSLATPELPPASAVAELLDKTDEFARGERIYHKWCAVCHGAAGITGNVGIPDLRHTKLPYPSFDAVVRQGLLAGAGMPDLGRWVSAEDTRLIKSYLEKRREQVGD, via the coding sequence ATGTTCGAAGGCGTACGTAGCCGACGGCTGCTGCTTTCTCTGGCCTGCTCGATGCTTGCCGTGCTCATCGCTGCCGGCGCGATTCCGTCCGTCGTGCTCGCCGCCGGTGGTGATGCGCCGCCGGCCGCGGATGCGCCTGTTCCCACCGAGCCCTCCACGCCGCCCAAAGCGCCGGCGCAGCCTCCCTCTGCCGAGGCGGCGGCCGCGCTCGAGAAATTCGCGCTGATCGACGACACCAGGCTCGTCGCGGCCGATGCCGAGACCGGCGACTGGATCAGCCATGGCCGCACCTATGCCGAGCAGCGCTACAGCCCGCTCGACCAGATCAACACCGACACGGTCAAGGACCTGAAGCTGACGTGGTCCTTTTTCACGGGCGAAAAACGCGGCCACGAAGCCACGCCCATCGCGGTTGACGGCGTGCTGATCTTCACGAGCTCCTGGAGCATCGTCTTCGCCGTCGATGCACGCACCGGCGCCGAGATCTGGCGCTACGATCCCAAGGTTCCCAAGGACACCGCGCAGAAGGGCTGCTGCGACGTCGTCAATCGCGGCGTGGCTGCCTACAAGGGCCGCATCTACTTCGGCGCGTTCGACGGACGCCTGGTCGCGCTCGATGCCAAGACCGGCAACCTGGTCTGGGAGACGGTGACCGTCGATCAGAGCAAGCCCTACACGATCACGGGCGCCCCGCGCATCGTCCAAGGCAAGGTCATCATCGGCAACGGCGGCGCCGAGCTGGGCGTTCGCGGCTACGTCAGCGCCTACGATGCCGAGACCGGCAACATGCTGTGGCGCACGTACACGGTGCCGGGAAATCCTGCCGACGGTTTCGAATCGCCGGCGCTCGAGAAGGCGGCGCAGACGTGGAAGGGCGGCAACTGGTGGGAGATCGGCGGCGGCGGAACGGTGTGGGACTCAATGGCCTACGATCCGGAGCTCGACCTCCTCTACGTCGGCACCGGAAACGGCTCGCCGTGGGTGCGTCACATCCGCAGCCCCGGCGGCGGCGACAATCTCTATCTCTCCTCGATTCTCGCGCTGCGTCCGGACACCGGCGAGCTGGTCTGGCACTATCAGACCACGCCGGGGGACAACTGGGACTTCACGGCCACGCAGCACATCATCCTGGCCGATCTCACCATCGACGGACAGCCGCGCAAGGTGCTGATGCAGGCGCCGAAGAACGGCTTCTTCTACGTCGTCGATCGCACCAACGGACAGCTGATCTCCGCCGAGAAGTACGTGGAGGTGACGTGGGCCGAGCGCGTCGATCCAGCCACCGGCCGGCCCGTGGAGGCCAAGGGCGCCGACTTCAAGGACGAGCTGGCCATGCTCAAGCCCACGCCGTTTGGCGGACACAACTGGCAGCCGATGTCCTACAGCCCCAAGACCGGGCTCGTCTATCTGCCGGCACAGGAGATCCTCGGCGTCTATCGCATCGAGAAAGGCTTCGAGTACCGGCCCGGGCGCTGGAACACCGGCACCGACTTCAACGTGTACTCGATGCTGACGCCCGAGCTGGTGTCGGGTCATCTGCTGGCGTGGGATCCGGTCAAGCAGAAGGAAGCGTGGCGGCACCCGTACGCGATGCCGTGGAACGGCGGCACGCTGAGCACCGCCGGCAATCTGGTCTTCCAGGGCACGGCCGACGGCCGGTTCATCGCCTTCGACGCCACCACCGGAAAGGAGCTGTGGGAGGCACGCACGGCGACCGGCGTCGGCGCGGGCCCCATCACCTACGAGGTCGACGGCAAGCAGTACGTGACGATCGTTGCGGGATGGGGCGGCGCGTTCGGCCTGGCTGGTGGTCCGGCTGCCAGACAGGCCAACAACGATCCGCGCGGACGCGTGCTGACCTACTCACTGGCAACGCCGGAGCTGCCGCCGGCATCTGCGGTGGCCGAGCTGCTCGACAAGACCGACGAGTTCGCGCGCGGCGAACGCATCTACCACAAGTGGTGCGCGGTCTGTCACGGGGCCGCCGGGATAACGGGCAACGTCGGCATCCCTGACCTACGTCACACCAAGCTGCCGTACCCATCCTTCGATGCCGTGGTGCGACAGGGTCTGCTGGCCGGCGCCGGCATGCCCGACCTCGGACGCTGGGTCTCGGCCGAGGACACGCGTCTGATCAAGAGCTACCTGGAGAAGCGCAGAGAGCAGGTCGGCGACTGA